One region of Skermanella mucosa genomic DNA includes:
- a CDS encoding NADPH-dependent assimilatory sulfite reductase hemoprotein subunit yields MSQSQDLPAKKPAPTPKLSQVEGVKQASALLRGSIAETLNSDLVKFTEDEYNLLKFHGTYQGYDRDSATELKQQKAEKKWEFMVRARIPAGRLTSRQYLDLDALADRRANHTIRITTRQAIQFHGVVKSDLKGTIADINATMITTLGACGDVVRNVTAMPAPVRSPVTERLAADAKRISDHLLPHTRAYHEIWLDGEQVLGEPEIEPIYGTTYLPRKFKIGLGVPEDNSVDVLTNDLGIVALYEGDTLVGYNFAVGGGLGMTHNKPKTYPRLASFVAFVEPDDLIKAVEAVVIVQRDHGDRTNRRHARLKYTIDERGLPWFKSEMERVLGRTLEDPRPMPPFQVADHLGWHEQGDGLWYLGLAIPSGRIQDTDPVKLRTALREVASRFQPALVLMPTQDLILADIRDEDRAGIEQTLRAHGVQFAEELLPVHRWSLACPALPTCGLALTEAERIRTPMIDRIAEVMARYGLAQERLSIRITGCPNGCARPYAGDIGLVGRMPGHFSLYVGGDFECTRLNWKLLDRVPEDDVPETLAPLFAEFAAQRDQGEGFGDFLNRLGLERATALVKPDGAGAEGKAGDLVEAD; encoded by the coding sequence ATGTCACAGTCCCAAGACCTCCCCGCGAAGAAGCCCGCCCCGACCCCGAAGCTTTCGCAGGTCGAAGGCGTCAAGCAGGCGAGCGCGCTGCTGCGCGGCAGCATCGCTGAGACGTTGAACAGCGACCTGGTGAAATTCACCGAGGACGAATACAACCTGCTGAAATTCCACGGGACCTACCAGGGATACGACCGCGACTCCGCGACCGAGCTGAAGCAGCAGAAGGCGGAGAAGAAGTGGGAGTTCATGGTCCGCGCCCGCATCCCGGCCGGGCGCCTGACGTCGCGGCAGTATCTGGACCTGGACGCCCTTGCCGATCGCCGCGCCAATCATACGATCCGGATCACGACCCGGCAGGCGATCCAGTTCCACGGCGTCGTCAAGTCCGACCTCAAGGGCACGATCGCCGACATCAACGCCACCATGATCACCACGCTGGGCGCCTGCGGCGACGTGGTCCGCAACGTGACTGCCATGCCCGCTCCCGTGCGCAGCCCGGTCACCGAGCGTCTGGCGGCCGACGCCAAGCGCATATCCGACCATCTGCTGCCGCATACCCGGGCCTATCACGAGATCTGGCTGGACGGCGAGCAGGTGCTGGGCGAGCCCGAGATCGAGCCGATCTACGGCACGACATACCTGCCCCGGAAGTTCAAGATCGGCCTCGGCGTGCCGGAGGACAATTCGGTCGACGTGCTGACCAACGACCTCGGCATCGTGGCATTGTACGAGGGCGACACCCTGGTCGGGTACAATTTCGCGGTCGGCGGCGGCCTGGGCATGACCCACAACAAGCCGAAGACCTATCCGAGGCTCGCCAGCTTCGTCGCCTTCGTCGAGCCCGACGACCTGATCAAGGCGGTCGAGGCCGTGGTCATCGTCCAGCGCGACCATGGCGACCGGACCAACCGCCGCCACGCCCGCCTTAAATACACCATCGACGAGCGCGGCCTGCCCTGGTTCAAGTCGGAGATGGAGCGCGTCCTGGGCCGCACCCTGGAAGACCCGCGCCCGATGCCGCCGTTCCAGGTCGCCGACCATCTCGGCTGGCACGAGCAGGGCGACGGGCTGTGGTACCTGGGCCTCGCGATCCCCAGCGGGCGCATCCAGGACACCGACCCGGTCAAGCTGCGCACGGCGCTGCGCGAGGTCGCGAGCCGGTTCCAGCCGGCGCTGGTGCTGATGCCGACCCAGGACCTGATCCTGGCCGACATCCGGGACGAGGACCGTGCCGGGATCGAGCAGACGCTGCGCGCCCACGGCGTCCAGTTCGCCGAGGAGCTGCTGCCGGTGCACCGCTGGTCGCTGGCCTGCCCGGCGCTGCCGACCTGCGGCCTCGCCCTGACCGAGGCGGAGCGGATCCGCACCCCGATGATCGACCGGATCGCCGAGGTCATGGCCCGCTACGGCCTCGCCCAGGAGCGGCTGAGCATCCGCATCACCGGCTGCCCCAACGGCTGCGCCCGGCCCTATGCCGGCGACATCGGGCTGGTCGGCCGCATGCCCGGCCACTTCTCGCTCTATGTCGGCGGTGATTTCGAGTGCACCCGGTTGAACTGGAAGCTGCTCGACCGCGTTCCCGAGGACGACGTGCCGGAGACCCTGGCCCCGCTGTTCGCCGAGTTCGCGGCCCAGCGCGACCAGGGCGAGGGCTTCGGCGATTTCCTGAACCGCCTCGGCCTGGAGCGGGCCACCGCCCTGGTCAAGCCCGACGGCGCCGGCGCCGAGGGCAAGGCGGGCGACCTGGTGGAGGCCGACTGA
- a CDS encoding phosphoadenylyl-sulfate reductase, producing the protein MADGLEALQRRYGGLSGTELLRPLVRDEFRGRIALVSSFGTEAAVLLALAAEVDPGIPVIFLDTGKLFGETLRYRDTLIKRLGLTDVRTMEPDPAELKAADPEGLLWQSSPDACCHVRKTIPLDRALRGFDAWITGRKRFQATTRAALDPVERDDDGRFKVNPLATWSRDRIQAEFDRRDLPRHPLEADGFLSIGCMPCTDRVAPGQDPRSGRWAGQDKTECGIHLGAVPRAVSFI; encoded by the coding sequence TTGGCGGACGGGCTCGAAGCGCTCCAGCGGCGCTATGGCGGCCTGTCCGGGACCGAGCTGCTTCGGCCGCTCGTGCGGGACGAATTCCGCGGGCGGATCGCCCTGGTCTCCTCCTTCGGGACGGAAGCCGCCGTGCTGCTGGCCCTGGCGGCCGAGGTTGACCCGGGCATCCCGGTGATCTTCCTGGACACCGGCAAGCTGTTCGGCGAGACCCTGCGCTACCGCGACACGCTGATCAAGCGGCTCGGCCTGACCGACGTCCGCACGATGGAGCCCGACCCGGCCGAGCTGAAGGCGGCGGACCCGGAAGGGCTGCTGTGGCAGTCTTCGCCCGACGCCTGCTGCCATGTCCGCAAGACGATCCCGCTGGACCGCGCGCTGCGCGGCTTCGACGCCTGGATCACCGGCCGCAAGCGCTTCCAGGCGACCACCCGCGCGGCCCTGGACCCGGTCGAGCGGGACGATGACGGCCGCTTCAAGGTGAACCCGCTGGCAACCTGGTCGCGCGACAGAATCCAGGCGGAGTTCGACCGCCGCGACCTGCCGCGCCACCCGCTGGAGGCCGACGGCTTCCTGTCGATCGGCTGCATGCCCTGCACCGACCGGGTCGCTCCCGGCCAGGACCCCCGCTCCGGCCGCTGGGCCGGGCAGGACAAGACGGAATGCGGCATCCACCTGGGCGCGGTGCCGCGCGCCGTATCCTTCATCTGA
- a CDS encoding precorrin-2 dehydrogenase/sirohydrochlorin ferrochelatase family protein codes for MFPIVLDLDHVSVALVGAGQLAAKRLKQLDQAGARRLTVFSEAPDAGLAALAGERLIRRLPTDGDLAAFQVIYIVDLDPGVAADLAARCRALGRLVNVEDVKHLCDFHTPSQVRRGDLLLSISTGGKSPGLAQRLRRYLEDLFQPDWEDHLDELARARADWRAEGADMQTVARRTEEMIEKRGWLR; via the coding sequence ATGTTTCCGATCGTCCTGGACCTGGATCACGTCTCGGTCGCCCTGGTCGGAGCCGGGCAACTGGCGGCCAAGCGGCTGAAGCAGCTGGACCAGGCCGGGGCGCGGCGGCTGACCGTCTTCTCCGAAGCGCCCGACGCAGGTCTGGCGGCGCTCGCCGGCGAGCGGCTGATCCGCCGCCTGCCGACCGACGGCGACCTCGCCGCCTTCCAGGTGATCTATATCGTTGATCTCGATCCCGGCGTCGCGGCCGACCTGGCCGCGCGCTGCCGGGCGCTCGGCCGCCTGGTCAATGTCGAGGACGTCAAGCACCTGTGCGACTTCCACACCCCGTCCCAGGTTCGCCGCGGCGACCTGCTGCTCTCCATCTCGACCGGCGGCAAGAGCCCGGGCCTTGCGCAGCGCCTGCGCCGCTACCTGGAAGACCTGTTCCAGCCGGACTGGGAAGACCATCTGGACGAGCTGGCCCGCGCCCGCGCCGATTGGCGGGCGGAAGGCGCCGACATGCAGACGGTGGCCCGGCGCACCGAGGAAATGATCGAGAAACGCGGCTGGCTGCGCTGA